The Pseudocalidococcus azoricus BACA0444 genomic interval TTCAATTCAGCAGGAAACCTTTCTGGTTAATCCTCCAACAACAGACGGGAATTCTCTGATGGGCCTTAATCCCTGGACTCAAAGCCTCATTGGGGTCGTTCATTTAGGTGCAGAAGATTCTACTACAGAGTGCTATAGAAAACAGTAATTATTCATGAGAAAATACCATACATAGTCAGATGAGAAGAATGGAGAACAAAATAACCTAAAAACAGTTCAAATAGATATTTTGTAATTTTAAACGTCTTCAATAAGTGTCACACTTTCCTTAAGAAGTTTTTAACTTGCAGCCACACTACTTCAATCGGATTTTGTTCCGGTGCGTATGGAGCTAATTTGATGCAGTAAATCCGCCATTCTTGTTCTGACTTATCTCCATTGACTTGATGTAAATATTTACGGAAATCATCACTGTCATGATATGCTGCACCATCCCAAATCACAATGATTTTCCGATTGGGATGAATCGCCTTTATCCCTTTGATATACTGAATAGTATTCTGACTATTTCCACTCAAATAAGGTTTGACAATTAGGCGACCTGTGACATAGTTAATTGCACTATAATCGGTTTGCCTCTCCTTTATATTCTTGATGGGAACCTGTATTCTTTCGTTCATTTTACCCCAAGCGTATCCACAAATATCCCCTGAAACAAGATGGCACTGATCCACGCAGTAGACAACGGTTTTTCCTGATTCAATTGAAACTCG includes:
- a CDS encoding transposase, coding for RVSIESGKTVVYCVDQCHLVSGDICGYAWGKMNERIQVPIKNIKERQTDYSAINYVTGRLIVKPYLSGNSQNTIQYIKGIKAIHPNRKIIVIWDGAAYHDSDDFRKYLHQVNGDKSEQEWRIYCIKLAPYAPEQNPIEVVWLQVKNFLRKV